Proteins encoded together in one Nostoc sp. PCC 7524 window:
- a CDS encoding DNA-directed RNA polymerase subunit omega, whose protein sequence is MLKRSKFETTQSQIMHRAEDLISAASNRYRITVQVANRAKRRRYEEFESAEDAMMKPVLRAIIEMSDELTQPEIIGEL, encoded by the coding sequence ATGCTCAAGCGTTCTAAGTTCGAGACAACCCAGTCTCAGATTATGCACCGTGCTGAGGATCTAATTAGCGCAGCCTCCAATCGCTACCGCATTACGGTTCAGGTGGCAAATCGTGCCAAACGGCGACGTTATGAAGAATTTGAAAGCGCCGAGGATGCCATGATGAAACCAGTGCTGAGAGCAATTATTGAAATGTCTGATGAATTGACACAACCAGAAATCATTGGTGAATTATAA
- a CDS encoding diflavin flavoprotein: MVAVAGNVQHRLTVQTVEIAPNTTAIRCLDWDRDRFDIEFGLQNGTTYNSYLIRGEQTVLIDTSHQKFRQLYLDTLKSLVNPKTIDYIIVSHTEPDHSGLVEDVLQLAPRATVLASKIALQFLEGLVHDPFSKRIVKSGDRIDIGKGHEIEFVSAPNLHWPDTIFSYDRKTQIIYTCDAFGMHFCDDRTFDEDLEAIEADFRFYYDCLMGPNARSLLNAMKRMGELGKIKIIANGHGPLLYHHLDVLTECYQSWSQRQAKAETTVGLFYASDYGYSDRLSQAIAEGIQKTGVGVEFIDLSTAEIQEIQELAGRASGIIIGMPPTTSVAAQAGISSLLAVAKDKQVVGLFECFGGDDEPIDTLRRKFIDLGVKEAFPAIRIKDVPAASTYQLCTEAGTDLGQLLTRERNIKQIKSLDVNMEKALGRISNGLYIVTTKKGDVSSAMLASWVAQASLQPLGFTIAVAKDRAIDTLMQVGDRFVLNVLEEGNYQELKKQFLKRLLPGADRFAGVRTQTAKNGSPILTDALAYMECEVESCMECSDHWLLYCTVQDGRVSKPDGFTAVRHRKVGNYY; this comes from the coding sequence ATGGTAGCGGTCGCAGGAAATGTTCAGCATCGGCTAACTGTCCAAACTGTAGAAATTGCCCCTAACACCACGGCGATTCGTTGTCTAGACTGGGATCGCGATCGCTTCGATATCGAATTCGGACTGCAAAACGGTACGACTTATAATTCATATCTAATTAGGGGCGAACAAACTGTTTTAATCGACACTTCTCACCAGAAGTTTCGGCAACTGTATTTAGACACACTAAAAAGTCTGGTTAACCCCAAGACTATTGATTACATTATTGTCAGTCATACAGAACCGGACCATAGCGGTTTGGTGGAAGATGTGCTGCAATTAGCACCAAGAGCCACTGTTTTAGCTTCTAAAATTGCCTTGCAATTTTTAGAAGGTTTAGTACACGATCCCTTCTCCAAGCGGATTGTCAAAAGCGGCGATCGCATTGATATTGGTAAAGGTCACGAAATCGAATTTGTCAGTGCGCCTAACCTCCACTGGCCTGACACTATTTTTAGTTATGATCGCAAAACCCAAATCATCTATACTTGCGATGCCTTTGGGATGCACTTCTGCGACGATCGCACTTTTGATGAAGATTTAGAAGCGATTGAAGCCGACTTTAGATTTTACTACGACTGCCTCATGGGGCCAAACGCTCGTTCTCTCCTGAACGCAATGAAGCGGATGGGTGAACTGGGCAAGATAAAGATTATTGCTAACGGTCACGGACCTCTGTTATACCATCATCTAGATGTATTAACCGAGTGCTATCAAAGTTGGAGCCAAAGACAAGCTAAAGCTGAAACTACAGTTGGCTTGTTCTACGCCTCCGATTATGGATATAGCGATCGCCTCAGTCAAGCCATCGCTGAAGGTATTCAAAAAACTGGTGTGGGAGTAGAATTTATCGACCTCAGCACAGCTGAAATCCAAGAAATTCAAGAATTGGCAGGTAGAGCATCTGGCATCATTATCGGTATGCCTCCTACTACCTCCGTTGCGGCTCAAGCTGGGATTAGTTCACTGTTAGCAGTTGCTAAAGACAAGCAAGTAGTAGGCTTATTTGAGTGTTTCGGTGGTGACGATGAACCCATTGATACACTACGCCGGAAATTTATCGACTTGGGCGTGAAAGAAGCCTTCCCTGCAATTCGGATTAAGGACGTACCAGCAGCATCCACTTACCAACTGTGTACAGAAGCAGGTACAGACTTGGGGCAGTTGTTGACACGGGAACGCAACATCAAGCAAATCAAATCTCTCGATGTCAACATGGAAAAGGCATTGGGACGGATTAGCAACGGTTTGTATATTGTCACCACCAAAAAAGGTGATGTCAGCAGCGCCATGTTAGCTTCCTGGGTAGCACAAGCAAGTTTGCAACCTTTAGGATTTACCATTGCTGTAGCCAAAGACCGCGCCATTGATACCTTAATGCAAGTAGGCGATCGCTTCGTCCTCAACGTCTTAGAAGAAGGCAATTACCAAGAACTCAAAAAACAATTCCTCAAGCGTTTACTGCCCGGTGCTGACCGCTTTGCCGGAGTCAGAACCCAAACCGCCAAAAACGGTTCACCCATTCTCACAGACGCTTTAGCATACATGGAATGCGAAGTTGAAAGTTGCATGGAATGCAGCGACCACTGGCTTTTATACTGCACCGTACAAGACGGTCGTGTTTCCAAACCCGACGGATTCACCGCAGTTCGTCACCGCAAGGTTGGTAATTACTACTAA
- a CDS encoding diflavin flavoprotein — protein sequence MSDSKPRDVQVLSIATNTKVLRARSWSRLRFEIEYALERGTTSNCYVIEGDKTAIIDPPAETFTVIYLEALQQTLNLKKLDYVILGHFSPNRVPTLKALLELAPQITFVCSLPGAANLRAAFPDDSLNILTMRGKETLDLGKGHVLKFLPIPSPRWPEGLCTYDQQTQILYTDKLFGAHICGDDVFDDHWESFKEDQRYYYNCLMAPHAIHVEAALEKISDLQVRMYAVGHGPVVRTSLMALTQAYADWSLAQKDREISVALLYASAYGNTAILAQAIALGLTKGGVAVQSINCEFASPEEIQATLEQADGFLIGSPTIGGHAPTPIHTALGIVLKVGDNNKLAGVFGSYGWSGEALDMIEGKLRDAGYRFGVETLKVKFKPDDVTLKYCEEVGTDFAQTLKKAKKVRLPQQVATPVEQAVGRIVGSVCVITAKQGDVSTGMLGSWVSQATFNPPGLTVAIAKERAIESLMYPGGKFVLNILPEGNHLEYMKHFRKSFKPGEDRFANFTTTEAENGCTVLTDALAYVECSVNQRMECGDHWVVYATVDNGKLIKPDDVTAINHRKTGTHY from the coding sequence ATGAGCGATTCCAAGCCCCGTGACGTACAAGTTCTTTCGATTGCTACAAACACTAAAGTTCTCAGAGCGCGTAGTTGGTCACGTTTGCGGTTTGAAATTGAATATGCCTTAGAAAGAGGTACTACTTCTAACTGCTATGTCATCGAAGGTGATAAAACTGCAATTATTGACCCGCCTGCTGAAACTTTCACTGTTATCTATCTAGAAGCATTACAGCAGACGCTCAATTTGAAAAAATTGGATTATGTCATCCTGGGTCATTTTAGCCCCAACCGTGTACCTACCCTCAAGGCACTGTTAGAACTGGCTCCGCAAATTACCTTTGTCTGCTCCCTTCCCGGTGCGGCAAATTTACGTGCGGCTTTCCCAGATGACAGCTTAAATATTTTGACAATGCGGGGGAAAGAAACCCTAGATTTAGGTAAGGGTCATGTATTGAAGTTCTTACCTATCCCCAGTCCCCGTTGGCCGGAAGGACTTTGTACCTACGACCAACAAACCCAGATTCTCTATACAGATAAGCTCTTTGGCGCACATATCTGTGGTGATGATGTATTTGATGATCATTGGGAATCCTTCAAAGAAGACCAACGCTATTACTACAACTGCTTAATGGCTCCCCATGCTATCCATGTGGAAGCAGCTTTGGAGAAAATCTCTGACTTACAGGTGAGAATGTATGCTGTCGGTCATGGGCCTGTGGTACGTACCAGCTTAATGGCTCTCACCCAAGCCTATGCTGACTGGAGTTTGGCGCAAAAAGATAGAGAGATTTCTGTAGCTCTACTCTATGCTTCCGCTTATGGTAATACAGCAATTCTCGCCCAAGCGATCGCCCTCGGACTCACTAAAGGCGGTGTAGCTGTCCAATCTATTAACTGTGAATTTGCTAGCCCTGAAGAAATTCAGGCAACTTTAGAACAGGCCGATGGTTTCCTCATCGGTTCCCCCACCATCGGCGGCCATGCACCTACCCCCATCCACACCGCTTTGGGTATTGTCCTCAAAGTTGGTGACAATAACAAACTAGCTGGGGTGTTTGGTTCTTACGGCTGGAGTGGCGAAGCCTTAGACATGATTGAAGGTAAACTCCGGGATGCCGGATACCGCTTTGGCGTGGAAACCCTCAAAGTCAAATTTAAACCCGACGATGTTACCCTCAAGTATTGTGAAGAAGTCGGTACAGACTTTGCTCAAACCCTGAAGAAAGCTAAGAAAGTCCGCTTACCACAACAAGTTGCGACCCCTGTAGAACAAGCTGTAGGTAGAATTGTCGGCTCAGTTTGCGTAATTACAGCCAAGCAAGGCGACGTATCTACAGGAATGCTGGGTTCTTGGGTTTCTCAAGCTACCTTTAATCCTCCAGGTTTGACTGTGGCTATTGCCAAAGAACGAGCTATTGAATCCCTCATGTATCCCGGTGGTAAATTTGTCCTCAATATCCTACCTGAAGGTAATCATCTGGAATACATGAAACATTTCCGTAAGAGCTTCAAACCCGGAGAAGACCGTTTTGCTAACTTCACCACTACAGAAGCAGAAAACGGTTGTACTGTTCTCACCGATGCTTTAGCTTACGTGGAATGCTCAGTGAACCAACGCATGGAATGTGGCGACCACTGGGTAGTATATGCAACCGTTGACAACGGTAAACTGATCAAACCAGATGATGTGACTGCCATTAACCACCGGAAAACGGGTACGCATTACTAA
- a CDS encoding TrmH family RNA methyltransferase: MLTSLQNSLVKQIRKLHSTKERHKQQLFLLEGTHLLEEACAVNYPLVTVCCTPEWQASHTALWELACSRCDRAEVVSPEVLSAIATTVQPDGVVATARQDEKQHQVPYTGIVLALETIQDPGNLGTMIRTAAAAGASGLWLSQDSVDLDNPKVLRASAGHWFRLATAVSEDLTVTVQNCQQAGMQVIATLPTAKLTYWEVDWRKPSLILLGNEGAGLSANVAEMADTQVKIPLSPGVESLNVAIAAALMLYEAQRQMRGVGSGEWGMGSQ; encoded by the coding sequence ATGCTAACAAGTTTACAAAATTCTCTAGTCAAGCAAATCCGTAAGTTGCACTCTACCAAGGAACGGCATAAGCAACAGTTGTTTTTGCTGGAAGGGACGCATTTGTTGGAAGAAGCTTGTGCGGTGAACTATCCTTTAGTAACGGTGTGTTGTACCCCAGAATGGCAAGCAAGCCATACAGCATTATGGGAGTTAGCTTGTAGCCGATGCGATCGCGCTGAAGTTGTTAGTCCAGAAGTGTTGAGTGCGATCGCTACTACTGTACAACCAGATGGGGTAGTAGCAACAGCAAGACAGGATGAAAAGCAACACCAAGTCCCTTATACGGGTATAGTTTTAGCCTTAGAAACCATCCAAGACCCCGGTAATTTAGGGACGATGATTCGCACGGCGGCGGCGGCTGGTGCGTCGGGGTTATGGTTGAGTCAAGATAGTGTAGATTTAGATAATCCCAAAGTGTTGCGTGCTTCGGCTGGACATTGGTTTCGTCTAGCCACGGCGGTAAGTGAAGATTTGACGGTAACAGTGCAGAATTGTCAGCAGGCGGGAATGCAGGTAATAGCAACTTTGCCCACCGCCAAGTTAACTTACTGGGAAGTAGACTGGCGAAAACCTAGTTTGATTTTACTGGGGAATGAAGGTGCTGGCTTGTCGGCAAACGTAGCAGAAATGGCAGATACCCAAGTCAAGATTCCCTTGAGTCCGGGGGTAGAATCATTGAATGTAGCGATCGCTGCTGCTTTAATGTTATATGAAGCCCAACGACAAATGCGGGGAGTGGGGAGTGGGGAGTGGGGAATGGGGAGCCAGTAG
- the murA gene encoding UDP-N-acetylglucosamine 1-carboxyvinyltransferase yields the protein MNPSSSLPDAKPAVAVDSSVLQIWGGHPLQGHVKISGAKNSALVIMAGALLCSGDCRIRNVPLLADVERMAEVISALGVRLKRQGDILDINASEIATSKAPYELVTQLRASFFAIGPILARLGVAQMPLPGGCAIGARPVDLHVRGLQAMGAEVQIEHGICNAYVPGTGGRLKGAKIYLDTPSVGATETLMMAATLADGETIIENAAREPEVVDLANFCNAMGAKIQGAGSSTITIVGVPKLHSLDYSIIPDRIEAGTFLVAGAITRSELTLSPVLSDHLIPVIAKLRDIGVQIIEEGPDCLRILPAETLKATDIETLPHPGFPTDMQAPFMALLTLAEGDSIINESVFENRLRHASELNRLGADIRVKGNTAFVRGMPMLSGAPVIGTDLRASAALVLAGLAAEGKTTIQGLHHLDRGYDQIDMKLQKLGARILRLGEVPADAEVAPTSSSPPASVST from the coding sequence ATTAATCCTTCTAGCAGCTTACCAGATGCTAAACCAGCTGTTGCAGTAGACTCCTCAGTCTTGCAAATATGGGGCGGGCATCCTTTGCAGGGTCATGTAAAAATTAGCGGGGCGAAAAATTCTGCCTTGGTAATCATGGCTGGAGCCTTGCTATGTTCGGGCGATTGCCGCATACGTAACGTTCCCCTATTGGCGGATGTAGAAAGGATGGCTGAAGTAATATCGGCATTAGGTGTACGTCTAAAACGACAAGGCGATATTTTAGATATCAATGCCAGCGAGATTGCCACATCGAAAGCTCCCTATGAATTAGTGACGCAATTGCGGGCAAGTTTTTTTGCCATAGGGCCAATTTTGGCCAGACTGGGAGTAGCACAAATGCCATTACCAGGAGGTTGTGCCATTGGAGCTAGACCAGTTGATTTGCACGTCAGAGGACTGCAAGCAATGGGAGCTGAAGTACAGATTGAACATGGCATTTGTAATGCTTATGTTCCTGGTACTGGTGGCAGATTAAAAGGAGCGAAAATTTACCTAGATACTCCCAGCGTCGGAGCAACAGAAACCTTGATGATGGCTGCCACGTTAGCAGATGGCGAAACCATCATTGAAAACGCTGCCAGAGAACCAGAAGTAGTTGATTTAGCTAACTTCTGTAATGCAATGGGGGCAAAAATTCAGGGTGCGGGTAGCAGCACAATTACCATTGTGGGTGTACCCAAGCTGCATTCTCTCGATTACAGCATTATTCCCGATCGCATCGAAGCAGGTACATTTTTAGTAGCCGGAGCTATCACTCGCTCTGAGCTTACACTATCCCCTGTTCTATCGGATCACTTAATTCCAGTGATTGCCAAACTCCGGGATATTGGTGTACAAATCATTGAGGAAGGACCAGACTGCTTACGGATTCTGCCCGCCGAAACCCTGAAAGCAACAGATATAGAAACCTTGCCCCATCCAGGATTTCCCACAGATATGCAAGCACCATTCATGGCCTTACTTACCCTGGCAGAAGGTGACAGCATTATTAACGAATCCGTGTTTGAAAATCGCTTGCGTCATGCTTCCGAATTAAATCGTTTAGGGGCAGACATTCGCGTTAAAGGTAATACTGCCTTTGTGCGGGGAATGCCGATGCTGTCTGGTGCGCCAGTCATTGGTACTGACTTAAGAGCATCAGCAGCATTAGTCTTAGCAGGACTAGCAGCCGAAGGCAAAACCACTATTCAAGGGTTGCATCACCTTGATCGGGGCTACGATCAAATTGATATGAAATTGCAAAAATTAGGCGCTCGTATCCTGCGGTTAGGGGAAGTACCAGCAGATGCAGAAGTAGCTCCTACTAGCAGCAGTCCACCAGCATCAGTTTCCACTTAA
- a CDS encoding M48 family metallopeptidase, which produces MSLYKSSLIGLKADSFRHPLDLEATKALKQIPGLDMIVRNLLGPMAEQVFYVENIASSVLVGEKQLPNLHKLLLEACKVLDIEPPQLYVRQHPAPNAYTFAMRGKQPFIVLHTSLIDILTPEETQAVIAHELGHLKCDHSVYLTPVNLLVLAAAVVPNIGAVVAQAIQAQLLEWVRCAEFTCDRAALLATQDPKVVMSVLMKLAGGSPTLAPQLNLDAFIAQARAYDDISKTELGEMVKSARTAQLTHPVPVLRAREIDRWASSQEYQTLLQNHGQKHTSEIPPKGGWRNW; this is translated from the coding sequence ATGTCCTTGTACAAATCCTCACTCATCGGTTTAAAAGCTGACTCTTTTCGTCATCCCTTAGACCTGGAAGCTACCAAAGCTTTAAAGCAGATCCCAGGCTTGGATATGATAGTGCGTAATCTACTCGGCCCAATGGCAGAGCAGGTTTTTTATGTAGAAAATATTGCTTCTAGTGTTTTGGTAGGTGAAAAACAACTACCGAATTTACACAAACTGTTATTAGAAGCTTGCAAAGTTCTAGATATAGAGCCTCCCCAACTATACGTGAGGCAACATCCAGCTCCTAACGCCTACACTTTTGCTATGCGGGGTAAGCAACCTTTCATTGTGTTGCATACCTCCCTGATTGATATCCTCACCCCAGAGGAAACCCAGGCAGTAATTGCCCATGAGTTAGGGCATCTTAAATGTGACCATAGCGTTTATTTAACACCTGTAAATTTATTAGTATTAGCAGCAGCAGTAGTACCTAATATTGGTGCTGTTGTTGCCCAAGCCATACAGGCACAACTTTTAGAATGGGTACGCTGTGCTGAGTTTACCTGCGATCGCGCTGCATTACTAGCCACCCAAGACCCGAAAGTTGTCATGTCCGTCTTGATGAAGCTAGCAGGTGGTTCACCCACCCTAGCACCACAACTTAACCTTGATGCCTTTATTGCCCAAGCTCGCGCTTACGACGACATCAGTAAAACCGAACTAGGCGAAATGGTAAAATCAGCCCGTACAGCCCAACTCACCCACCCCGTACCAGTCCTCAGAGCCAGAGAAATAGACCGTTGGGCAAGTAGTCAAGAATATCAAACCTTATTACAAAACCACGGACAAAAACATACCAGTGAAATCCCCCCCAAAGGCGGCTGGCGTAACTGGTAA
- a CDS encoding alpha-hydroxy acid oxidase — MTDASEPINLFEYEQLAKTHLSKMALDYYSSGAWDEITLRDNRAAFERIKLRPRMLVDVSHINLKTTILGQPLEFPLLIAPMAFQCLAHPNGEVATAMAAASAGVGMVLSTLSTTSLETVADVGRKFPDSLQWFQLYIHKDRGLTRALVERAYAAGYKALCLTVDAPVLGQRERDRRNEFVLPSGLHLANLSTISGLEIPHAQGESGLFSYFAQQLNPALTWQDLEWLQSLSPLPLVLKGILRGDDAVRAVEYGAKAIVVSNHGGRQLDGAIASLDALAEIVTSVNGRTEILVDGGIRRGTDILKALAIGAHAVLIGRPILWGLALKGQSGVSHVISLLQNELNLAMALSGCKQLQDIDPSLVRF; from the coding sequence ATGACAGATGCCTCAGAACCCATCAACCTTTTTGAATATGAACAGCTAGCAAAAACGCATCTGTCAAAGATGGCACTCGACTATTACAGCAGTGGCGCATGGGATGAAATTACCCTGCGAGATAACCGTGCTGCCTTTGAGCGCATCAAGCTACGGCCGCGGATGCTAGTAGATGTTAGCCATATCAACCTCAAGACCACCATTTTAGGGCAACCCCTAGAATTCCCCCTTTTAATTGCACCAATGGCTTTTCAGTGCCTAGCTCATCCCAATGGGGAAGTTGCCACAGCAATGGCCGCAGCCTCAGCTGGTGTGGGTATGGTGTTGAGTACCCTATCCACCACCAGCTTAGAAACAGTAGCAGATGTGGGGCGGAAATTTCCCGATTCTCTGCAATGGTTCCAGCTATACATTCACAAAGACAGAGGATTAACTCGCGCCTTAGTGGAAAGAGCCTATGCAGCAGGTTACAAAGCTTTGTGTCTCACCGTGGATGCTCCCGTATTAGGACAAAGAGAGAGAGATAGACGCAACGAGTTTGTCTTACCATCAGGGTTACATCTGGCTAACCTGTCCACCATCTCAGGGTTAGAAATTCCCCATGCACAAGGGGAATCGGGATTATTTAGTTATTTTGCCCAACAACTCAACCCGGCTTTAACTTGGCAGGACTTAGAATGGTTACAGTCCCTATCACCCCTACCTTTAGTACTCAAAGGCATTTTGCGAGGAGATGATGCTGTGCGGGCTGTAGAGTATGGAGCCAAAGCAATTGTAGTGTCTAATCATGGTGGCAGACAACTCGATGGCGCGATCGCCTCTTTAGATGCCTTAGCTGAGATAGTTACATCTGTTAATGGTAGGACAGAAATCCTCGTAGATGGCGGTATCCGCAGAGGTACAGATATTCTCAAGGCTCTGGCAATAGGCGCTCACGCTGTTTTAATTGGCAGGCCGATATTGTGGGGATTAGCCCTAAAAGGACAATCGGGTGTATCTCATGTTATCTCCTTGCTACAAAATGAGTTAAATCTAGCAATGGCGCTGAGTGGCTGTAAACAATTACAAGATATTGACCCTAGTTTAGTCAGGTTCTAG
- a CDS encoding SpoIID/LytB domain-containing protein produces the protein MKFQLLFGSLLSQTKVRHWWLGILLWLVLVAPAQASVILRVAIERGVNQVKVGSNTPAIVKDSSGRTLGNLPGMSAFYAQAVPGGVALDKWQSGLFWIEPTGKEGLVYIGDRWFRGRTLVIPSEKGLDVVNWVDLEEYLYSVIGGEMSSSWPQEALKAQAIAARTYALYKREQQRRNPVYDLGDSPDRWQIYKGVSSESPATYTAVDNTAGQVLTYNNNLILSVFHACSGGHTENVEDVWGNPLPYLRAVQDFDQNIKECNWERSFTPAEISARISGVGNVKDVVPEAFSPFRSVKALRIVGDKGSKVIKGEAVRTALKLRSTRFNVTRREDGSFILQGLGFGHGLGMSQWGAYNLALRGANHLQILGHYYRGVALTPIKAK, from the coding sequence ATGAAATTTCAACTGTTATTCGGCTCTTTATTATCCCAGACGAAAGTACGCCATTGGTGGCTAGGTATCCTATTGTGGCTAGTATTAGTGGCTCCAGCTCAAGCTTCTGTAATTTTGCGTGTGGCAATTGAGCGGGGAGTCAATCAAGTCAAAGTCGGCAGTAATACACCCGCCATTGTCAAGGATAGTAGCGGGCGCACTCTGGGAAACTTACCTGGGATGAGTGCTTTTTATGCTCAAGCTGTTCCTGGTGGCGTAGCTTTAGATAAATGGCAGTCTGGTTTATTTTGGATTGAACCCACAGGAAAAGAAGGATTAGTTTATATTGGCGATCGCTGGTTTCGGGGGAGAACTTTGGTGATCCCCTCCGAAAAAGGTTTAGATGTCGTTAACTGGGTAGATTTAGAAGAGTATCTCTACAGTGTCATTGGTGGCGAAATGAGTTCTAGTTGGCCGCAAGAAGCTCTCAAAGCTCAAGCGATCGCGGCTCGTACCTATGCCCTCTACAAGCGGGAACAACAGCGTAGAAACCCAGTTTACGATTTAGGCGACAGTCCAGATCGCTGGCAAATTTATAAAGGGGTAAGCAGTGAATCTCCCGCCACTTATACCGCAGTTGATAATACTGCTGGGCAAGTCCTCACATATAACAATAATCTGATTCTCTCAGTCTTCCATGCTTGTTCAGGAGGACATACCGAAAACGTAGAAGATGTTTGGGGTAATCCTCTTCCTTACCTACGTGCAGTTCAAGATTTCGATCAAAATATTAAAGAATGTAATTGGGAAAGAAGCTTTACTCCTGCTGAAATTAGCGCCAGAATTTCTGGTGTAGGCAATGTTAAAGATGTCGTTCCAGAAGCTTTCTCACCTTTTCGGAGTGTGAAAGCTTTAAGAATCGTTGGGGACAAAGGCTCAAAAGTCATTAAGGGTGAGGCAGTACGTACTGCCCTCAAACTTAGAAGTACCCGTTTTAATGTGACTAGGAGAGAAGATGGTAGTTTTATACTCCAAGGTTTAGGCTTTGGGCATGGTTTAGGCATGAGCCAATGGGGAGCCTATAATTTAGCTTTACGCGGCGCTAACCACCTACAAATCTTAGGACATTATTATCGTGGTGTCGCCCTAACGCCAATTAAGGCGAAGTGA
- a CDS encoding D-Ala-D-Ala carboxypeptidase family metallohydrolase, whose translation MSTQSSERGSIDQNSSVSIPITENPELRDVEASKQSLNSLEKLKLWLDIGKFVIGTVLLGIFSTVINAQIQYKQIALNQQQIEQQHLSKFIEQAMSDRLIHRIRFAKYFATLTLSEDARGRWQQYYQELDAERQAKEKRIAEIYAVLPDEIQRAENTGDLETFKTLQEEKKILENDVGAISKATPTEEGVWKKKLDHRIVDEATFTWRQAIVANGNLRIPTSSGVVKNIEQMAVKLQAIQDQLSKPIEIVRWYVTDNLNPRFGASSNSHYTGGGVDIRVTGYTGKELAQQLQDWPGGMGLYPDKPDVVHLDNRPQRIRWGGLQ comes from the coding sequence ATGTCTACGCAATCATCTGAGCGAGGATCAATAGACCAAAATTCTTCAGTATCTATTCCTATTACAGAAAACCCAGAATTACGCGATGTAGAAGCCTCGAAACAATCATTAAACTCTCTGGAAAAACTGAAACTCTGGTTAGATATTGGTAAGTTTGTCATAGGTACTGTTTTGCTGGGTATCTTCTCTACTGTGATCAATGCTCAAATCCAGTACAAACAAATTGCACTCAATCAACAACAAATAGAGCAACAGCATCTGAGTAAGTTTATTGAGCAAGCCATGAGCGATCGCCTAATTCATAGGATTCGCTTCGCAAAATACTTTGCTACCCTCACCTTGTCTGAAGATGCCCGTGGGCGTTGGCAACAGTATTATCAAGAATTGGATGCAGAGCGACAGGCAAAAGAAAAACGAATTGCCGAAATTTATGCTGTACTGCCCGATGAAATACAAAGAGCAGAAAATACAGGCGATTTGGAAACCTTCAAAACTTTACAAGAAGAGAAAAAAATTTTAGAGAATGATGTGGGAGCTATTTCTAAGGCAACCCCAACAGAAGAGGGCGTTTGGAAGAAAAAACTTGATCACCGGATAGTGGATGAAGCTACTTTTACCTGGAGACAGGCGATCGTTGCTAATGGTAATTTACGTATCCCAACTAGCTCAGGTGTTGTCAAAAATATTGAGCAAATGGCAGTAAAACTACAAGCAATTCAAGATCAGCTAAGTAAACCTATTGAAATTGTCAGGTGGTATGTAACTGACAATCTTAATCCTAGATTTGGTGCTAGTTCTAACTCCCATTACACAGGCGGGGGAGTTGACATCCGAGTTACAGGTTACACAGGTAAAGAGTTGGCACAACAGCTGCAAGATTGGCCTGGTGGTATGGGATTATATCCAGACAAACCAGATGTAGTTCATCTGGATAATCGACCGCAAAGAATCAGATGGGGTGGCTTGCAATAG
- a CDS encoding M50 family metallopeptidase, translating to MKEPSNDGTLLSNEAPPALERMGLSWLVGAAIATAILWQFPGGDYILYPFTILATWFHEIGHGLMALLLGGQFKQLQIFSNGSGVATYAIRLSLAPIGPFLVAAAGPMGPPIAGAVLILASRSFTTASLSLKILGGFLLLSTLIWVRSWFGFVTIPLLGLMILGIAFKTPRWTQGFAVQFLGVQACVSTYHQLNYLFSQTAGPLGLSDTAQMQKYLLLPYWFWGGLMAIASLIILLQSLRIAYSKV from the coding sequence ATGAAGGAACCAAGTAACGATGGAACCTTACTCTCTAATGAAGCCCCGCCAGCATTGGAACGGATGGGACTAAGTTGGCTAGTGGGAGCAGCGATCGCTACAGCCATACTCTGGCAATTTCCAGGAGGAGATTATATTTTATACCCGTTTACCATCCTGGCAACTTGGTTTCATGAAATCGGTCATGGGTTGATGGCATTACTATTAGGGGGGCAGTTTAAACAATTACAGATTTTCAGCAATGGTTCTGGGGTAGCCACCTATGCTATTCGCTTATCTCTAGCCCCCATTGGCCCGTTTTTAGTTGCAGCTGCTGGGCCAATGGGGCCACCTATTGCTGGTGCAGTTTTAATTTTGGCTTCCCGCAGTTTTACAACCGCCTCCCTCAGTCTCAAAATTCTGGGGGGTTTTTTACTACTTTCTACATTAATTTGGGTACGTTCTTGGTTTGGATTTGTGACAATCCCCCTGTTGGGTTTAATGATTCTGGGTATTGCTTTCAAAACTCCCCGATGGACACAAGGATTTGCTGTGCAGTTTTTAGGTGTGCAAGCCTGTGTCAGTACCTACCATCAACTGAATTATTTATTTAGCCAAACTGCTGGCCCATTGGGGCTATCTGACACAGCACAGATGCAAAAATATTTGTTGTTACCTTATTGGTTTTGGGGTGGATTAATGGCGATCGCATCCTTAATTATTTTGCTGCAAAGTCTCCGTATTGCCTATAGTAAAGTATAA